The Nitrosomonas communis genome has a segment encoding these proteins:
- a CDS encoding IS982 family transposase: MDTTTIFCESDEFCKEFEPQWEQHLLESSLKQRRRQGALCLSEIMTIMVGFHLSGYRTFKHYYLNYVLRYQRDYFPGLVSYNRFVELLQGSLVPLCCFLTSRFGQCSGISFIDSTKISVCHNRRIGSHQVMAGFAARGKTSMGWFYGFKLHLVINDQGELLGVKITAGNVDDRDPVPEVTRSLFGKLFGDRGYISQSLFEQLREQGVQLITKVRKNMKNKLLPLFDKLLLRKRSIIESVNDQLKNISQIEHSRHRSPVNFFVNLIAGLVAYTFREKKPSLNIRLPQALPVVI, from the coding sequence ATGGATACTACAACGATTTTTTGTGAGAGTGACGAATTTTGTAAAGAGTTTGAGCCGCAATGGGAGCAGCACTTATTAGAGTCATCGCTGAAACAGCGTCGGCGGCAAGGAGCGCTGTGTCTAAGCGAAATCATGACCATCATGGTCGGGTTTCATCTATCCGGGTACCGGACGTTTAAACACTATTACCTGAATTACGTGTTGAGGTATCAGCGCGATTATTTTCCAGGGTTGGTGAGCTATAACCGCTTTGTGGAGCTGTTGCAAGGTAGCCTGGTGCCTTTGTGCTGTTTTCTGACCAGTCGCTTTGGGCAATGTAGTGGGATCAGTTTCATTGATTCGACTAAGATTAGTGTGTGCCATAATCGCCGTATTGGGTCTCATCAAGTAATGGCAGGGTTTGCTGCCCGGGGAAAGACCAGCATGGGTTGGTTTTATGGATTCAAGCTGCACCTGGTCATTAATGACCAGGGAGAATTGCTAGGGGTAAAAATAACGGCGGGCAATGTGGATGACCGTGACCCGGTACCAGAGGTGACCCGCTCCTTGTTTGGCAAACTCTTCGGTGACCGGGGCTACATTTCGCAATCACTCTTTGAGCAACTCCGCGAGCAAGGTGTGCAGCTCATCACCAAAGTACGCAAGAACATGAAAAACAAGCTGTTGCCGTTGTTTGACAAGCTGCTGCTACGTAAACGTTCGATCATTGAGAGCGTCAATGACCAATTGAAGAATATCTCGCAAATCGAGCACTCCCGCCATCGCAGCCCAGTTAACTTTTTTGTTAATCTGATAGCCGGATTGGTGGCTTACACCTTTCGCGAGAAGAAACCCTCACTTAATATCAGGCTCCCTCAAGCTCTTCCAGTCGTGATTTGA
- the rlmB gene encoding 23S rRNA (guanosine(2251)-2'-O)-methyltransferase RlmB, producing MSQTRHIFGFHAIMSRLRQNPDSIKEIYIDSARHDQRARDLCKLAETKNIRLMVCDNTRLARMVGITHHQGVVANIMVTQRYVTIEDILEAVNELPLLLILDGIKDPHNLGACLRVADALGAHAVIAPKDRSVGLTATVHKVASGAADTVPFVTVTNLARTLRELKEQGIWVIGTAAEATDLLESISLNGPIAWVLGAEHEGMRRLTKETCDQLVRIPMVGSVESLNVSVSAGICLFETFRQRSRKV from the coding sequence ATGTCTCAGACACGACATATTTTTGGATTTCATGCCATTATGAGCCGTTTACGGCAGAATCCGGACAGTATCAAAGAAATCTATATCGATTCAGCGCGACATGACCAGCGTGCACGCGATCTATGCAAACTTGCTGAAACCAAAAATATTCGGTTAATGGTTTGCGATAACACGAGGCTGGCTAGAATGGTGGGCATCACTCACCATCAAGGTGTCGTGGCTAACATCATGGTCACTCAGAGGTACGTCACCATTGAAGATATCTTGGAGGCAGTAAATGAACTCCCTTTGCTCCTAATATTAGATGGCATCAAGGATCCACACAATTTAGGAGCATGCTTGCGTGTTGCTGATGCATTAGGGGCGCATGCTGTCATTGCACCTAAAGATCGCTCCGTAGGATTGACGGCTACAGTGCATAAGGTTGCTAGCGGTGCCGCTGATACTGTACCTTTTGTTACCGTCACCAACTTAGCTCGAACTTTACGTGAACTCAAAGAACAAGGTATCTGGGTTATCGGCACTGCGGCTGAAGCGACTGATCTCCTTGAGAGTATTTCACTTAATGGTCCTATAGCTTGGGTATTAGGTGCAGAACACGAGGGCATGCGTCGCCTGACAAAGGAAACATGTGATCAACTGGTACGTATTCCAATGGTCGGCAGTGTTGAAAGCCTGAATGTATCAGTGAGTGCTGGGATTTGCTTATTCGAGACTTTCCGCCAGCGATCAAGAAAAGTTTGA